The Sorangiineae bacterium MSr11367 genome window below encodes:
- a CDS encoding aminotransferase class I/II-fold pyridoxal phosphate-dependent enzyme — translation MLTTNLLHADDGLDDGPSVSPSLHQSVNYIARDVKHLAEITAPMASEYYTRRGNPTSARLAKVIADLEGGETGMIFASGMGAIATTLMAFVQNGDHIVGQQSHYIGITEMLDKVLPRYGVTATRVDQTRVEAFERAIQPNTKLIVLETPVNPLLHLTDLRAVCDLAKSHGILTCCDSTFATSVNQRPMDFGVDIVLHSATKYIGGHHDLLAGSVTASRALVERIWDLSVTTGATAAPFNAWLALRGIRTLELRVLRQNETGLALARFLEEHPRVERVFYPGLPSHPQHELARRQMSGFGGLVTFDLKGGYSAGLAFIEKLRLAVYATSLGGVSSTVVQPAALFGNRLHDDVLVKQGITPGLIRFAAGIENTDDLIADVGQALGP, via the coding sequence ATGCTCACCACGAACTTGCTGCACGCCGACGACGGTCTCGACGATGGGCCGAGCGTCTCGCCCTCCCTGCATCAGTCGGTGAATTATATCGCGCGCGACGTAAAGCACCTCGCGGAGATCACCGCCCCGATGGCCAGCGAATACTACACGCGCCGCGGCAACCCGACGAGCGCGCGGCTCGCCAAGGTGATCGCCGATCTCGAAGGCGGAGAGACTGGGATGATCTTCGCGTCGGGGATGGGCGCCATCGCCACCACGTTGATGGCGTTCGTTCAGAACGGCGATCATATCGTCGGGCAGCAGAGTCATTACATCGGCATCACGGAGATGCTGGACAAAGTGCTACCCCGGTACGGCGTCACGGCGACGAGGGTCGACCAAACGCGGGTTGAAGCGTTCGAGCGCGCCATCCAGCCGAACACGAAGCTCATCGTGCTGGAGACGCCGGTCAATCCGCTGCTGCACCTCACCGATCTGCGGGCCGTCTGCGATCTGGCGAAATCGCACGGCATCCTCACGTGCTGCGACAGCACGTTCGCGACGTCGGTGAATCAGCGGCCGATGGACTTCGGCGTCGACATCGTCCTGCACAGCGCCACCAAGTACATCGGGGGCCATCACGATCTCCTGGCCGGGAGCGTGACGGCGTCGCGAGCGCTGGTGGAGCGCATCTGGGATTTGAGCGTGACCACCGGCGCCACTGCCGCGCCGTTCAACGCCTGGCTCGCGCTTCGGGGCATTCGCACGCTGGAGCTGCGCGTCCTGCGGCAGAACGAGACCGGGCTCGCGCTCGCACGCTTCCTCGAGGAGCATCCACGGGTGGAGAGGGTCTTCTATCCGGGTCTGCCGTCGCACCCTCAGCACGAGCTCGCGCGCAGACAGATGTCCGGGTTCGGCGGTCTCGTGACGTTCGATTTGAAGGGCGGCTACTCGGCGGGGCTCGCATTCATCGAGAAGCTGCGGCTGGCGGTCTACGCCACCAGCCTGGGCGGCGTCTCCTCGACGGTGGTGCAGCCGGCCGCGTTGTTCGGCAACCGGCTCCACGACGACGTTCTCGTGAAACAAGGCATCACACCCGGGTTGATCCGCTTCGCCGCCGGCATCGAAAACACGGATGACCTGATCGCCGATGTGGGGCAGGCACTCGGTCCGTGA
- a CDS encoding AraC family transcriptional regulator: MLKLTAAQSVAAGGFVIGGAWALRFPAPTKIKFFGVVKGQCWLRVAGEKSPVQLNAGDVFLLSARRSFVLASDLTTIPVDALPLFEGREEAMMKLAKREDCVVIGGYVQFGSPSGQILLDALPSLIVVPDSTSQATILHFILEQLVRERVEDLPGASVVSSQFGLLLFIQVLRAYLESSSPISAGWLRAVGDKRLAPALQRMHSDPARAWQLGELAKACGMSRTTFALYFKAVAGVAPIAYLTRWRMHLAERALRDDDTCLAELARSLGYGSESAFSNAFKRMTGSAPTHFRDTARGKDE, from the coding sequence GTGCTGAAGCTCACCGCGGCTCAGTCCGTTGCGGCAGGCGGTTTCGTGATCGGCGGGGCCTGGGCATTGCGCTTTCCGGCGCCGACGAAGATCAAGTTTTTCGGTGTGGTGAAGGGCCAGTGCTGGCTACGCGTCGCGGGTGAAAAGAGTCCCGTGCAACTCAACGCTGGGGACGTGTTTCTCCTTTCGGCGCGCCGCTCCTTCGTTCTCGCAAGCGACTTGACGACGATCCCTGTCGACGCCTTGCCGCTGTTCGAAGGGCGCGAGGAAGCCATGATGAAGCTGGCCAAGCGCGAGGATTGCGTAGTCATTGGCGGCTACGTGCAGTTTGGCTCTCCGAGCGGCCAAATTCTGCTCGACGCGCTACCTTCACTCATCGTAGTGCCCGACTCGACGTCGCAAGCAACCATCTTGCATTTCATTCTCGAGCAGCTCGTGCGCGAACGCGTCGAGGACCTCCCAGGGGCGAGCGTGGTCTCGTCACAGTTCGGCCTTCTTTTGTTCATTCAGGTCCTGCGCGCCTATCTCGAATCATCGAGCCCCATCTCCGCGGGCTGGCTGCGTGCGGTCGGCGACAAACGGCTGGCCCCCGCACTGCAACGGATGCACTCGGATCCCGCGCGCGCATGGCAGCTTGGGGAGCTCGCGAAAGCTTGCGGCATGTCGCGTACGACGTTCGCGCTCTACTTCAAAGCCGTCGCGGGGGTTGCGCCCATTGCGTACCTCACGCGGTGGCGTATGCATCTTGCAGAACGCGCCCTGCGCGACGACGATACGTGCCTCGCCGAGCTCGCGCGCTCGCTTGGCTACGGGTCGGAGAGCGCATTCAGCAATGCCTTCAAGCGGATGACGGGCAGTGCACCAACGCATTTCCGAGATACGGCGCGCGGTAAAGATGAATAA
- a CDS encoding oxidoreductase produces the protein MSTPQSPIGSGFDAASTAADVVGNVDLTGKVAIVTGGASGIGVETVRALRMAGADVIVPARAPHKARTALAGLDGVAIEPMDLFDPASIDGFVKAFLASRRALHILVNSAGIMACPLVRDARGFESQFATNHLGHFQLTLGLWPALRKANGARVVSVSSWGHRRSPVVLDDPNFDHRDYDRWLAYGQSKTANVLFAVHLDRRGKSDGVRGFSVHPGAIANTGLGRYLSGDELRALGVIDEHGNTILDPSKQLKTVEQGASTSVWCATSPILDGMGGVYCENNDIASLVTPRKGGSVGGGVMPHAIDPEAAERLWALSECLLLR, from the coding sequence ATGTCTACCCCTCAGTCACCTATCGGCTCGGGCTTCGATGCTGCGTCCACCGCAGCCGACGTTGTTGGAAATGTCGACCTCACTGGCAAAGTCGCCATCGTTACGGGCGGTGCTTCCGGCATCGGAGTCGAAACGGTTCGCGCTCTGCGGATGGCAGGCGCGGATGTCATCGTTCCCGCGCGCGCGCCGCACAAGGCACGAACAGCGCTCGCAGGACTCGATGGCGTTGCCATCGAGCCCATGGACCTTTTCGATCCTGCGTCGATCGACGGATTCGTGAAAGCGTTTCTCGCCTCGAGGCGAGCGCTGCACATCCTCGTGAACAGCGCGGGCATCATGGCCTGCCCTCTCGTACGCGATGCTCGCGGCTTCGAATCGCAATTTGCGACGAATCATCTCGGGCACTTTCAGCTGACGTTGGGGCTTTGGCCTGCCCTCCGCAAGGCGAACGGTGCGCGTGTCGTGTCGGTATCATCGTGGGGGCATCGTCGTTCGCCAGTCGTGTTGGACGATCCCAACTTCGACCATCGCGATTACGATCGATGGCTTGCGTACGGCCAATCGAAGACCGCCAATGTTCTGTTCGCAGTCCACCTCGACCGGCGTGGTAAGTCGGACGGCGTTCGTGGCTTTTCGGTTCACCCAGGTGCCATCGCCAACACCGGTCTGGGAAGGTATCTATCCGGAGACGAATTGCGCGCGTTGGGCGTCATCGACGAGCATGGAAATACGATACTGGACCCCTCGAAACAGTTGAAGACCGTCGAACAGGGCGCTTCCACGAGCGTGTGGTGCGCGACGAGCCCGATACTTGACGGAATGGGCGGGGTATATTGCGAAAACAACGACATTGCGTCTCTCGTCACGCCTCGGAAAGGCGGATCGGTCGGAGGCGGCGTCATGCCACATGCCATCGATCCTGAAGCGGCCGAGCGGCTCTGGGCATTGAGCGAATGTCTGCTGTTGCGATAG
- the chrA gene encoding chromate efflux transporter — MLRELAWAFLKLGLTAFGGPAAHIAMMENEFVRRRQWLAHERFLDLLGAANLIPGPSSSELAIYIGYERAGWRGLLVAGAAFVLPAALMVTAIAWAYVHFGSLPQLGGVLYGVKPVVIAVVVQALWGLAPKAVPTRGMGALAALAGVAIACGLEALAVLVGAGALSLALHRMRHRSGDESILALFAPALALGGSSFSLVTLFLTFVKMGAIVFGSGYVLLAFLRADFVDRLHWLTEAQLLDAVAVGQITPGPVFTTATFIGYVIAGPAGAAVSTVGIFLPGFVLVAATRPILGRMRRSPGAGAFLDGVNAATLALMAVVTVQLARSALVDAVTAILAVAGAVLLVRFKVNTTWLVLGGALAGVAVRALG, encoded by the coding sequence ATGTTGCGCGAGCTCGCGTGGGCTTTCCTCAAGCTGGGTCTCACGGCATTCGGTGGCCCGGCCGCGCACATTGCCATGATGGAGAACGAATTCGTCCGGCGCAGGCAATGGCTCGCGCACGAGCGCTTTCTCGATCTGCTCGGCGCGGCGAACCTCATTCCCGGCCCCAGCTCGAGCGAGCTGGCGATTTACATCGGCTACGAACGCGCCGGCTGGCGCGGGCTGCTCGTCGCGGGTGCGGCCTTCGTGCTGCCTGCGGCGCTGATGGTGACGGCCATCGCATGGGCGTACGTCCATTTTGGCTCGCTGCCGCAGCTCGGGGGCGTCCTCTATGGCGTCAAACCGGTGGTCATCGCCGTCGTGGTGCAGGCGCTCTGGGGGCTCGCGCCCAAGGCGGTTCCAACCCGCGGCATGGGCGCGCTCGCGGCGCTCGCGGGTGTGGCCATCGCGTGCGGGCTCGAGGCACTCGCCGTGCTCGTCGGTGCAGGGGCGCTCTCCCTCGCGCTGCATCGCATGCGGCATCGCTCGGGGGACGAGTCCATCCTCGCCCTCTTCGCGCCGGCGCTGGCGCTGGGCGGTAGCTCGTTCAGCCTGGTGACGCTTTTTCTCACCTTCGTGAAGATGGGCGCAATCGTCTTTGGCAGCGGCTACGTGCTGCTCGCGTTCTTGCGCGCCGATTTCGTCGACCGGCTGCACTGGCTCACCGAGGCGCAGCTTCTCGACGCTGTGGCCGTTGGCCAGATCACACCCGGGCCGGTGTTCACGACGGCGACGTTCATCGGCTACGTCATCGCCGGTCCGGCCGGCGCCGCCGTCTCCACCGTCGGGATCTTCCTTCCGGGCTTCGTTTTGGTCGCCGCAACGCGGCCCATCCTCGGGCGCATGCGCCGCTCGCCCGGTGCGGGCGCCTTTCTCGATGGGGTCAACGCCGCGACGCTCGCCTTGATGGCCGTGGTCACCGTGCAGCTTGCGCGCTCGGCGTTGGTCGATGCGGTCACCGCGATCCTCGCCGTAGCGGGCGCCGTGTTGCTCGTCCGCTTCAAAGTGAACACCACGTGGCTCGTTCTCGGCGGCGCACTCGCCGGCGTGGCCGTGCGCGCACTCGGGTAA
- a CDS encoding LysR family transcriptional regulator, whose translation MKPPTLEWSDVRIFLAVASSGSYAKAARQCGVSVMTVGRRVQALEAALGVPLMERMPVGYRPTSEGHALLPAATQMAAAADDLVRAANLRDPRVVRLSANEWDTMFVVRHVGALRAIVPRLDVEVQMAHQPPSLARREVDVVLTAKLPTEGDLVSRKLGAMTFAIYGASTYVAQHRLAKGEKRYTACDWVGFDAEHEYMPVSRWLTERRRAPATFRFTNAVAILEGARASVGLALLPCWIADSDAGLVRVSGVLDDLTQTTYALFSHDRRRDPVLRAVVDGLARVFRTQATALHGGAK comes from the coding sequence GTGAAACCACCCACGCTCGAATGGAGCGATGTCCGCATCTTTCTCGCCGTGGCGTCGAGCGGCAGCTACGCCAAGGCCGCGCGCCAATGCGGGGTGAGCGTCATGACGGTGGGGCGCCGCGTCCAGGCGCTGGAGGCCGCACTCGGCGTGCCGCTCATGGAACGGATGCCCGTGGGCTACCGGCCCACGTCGGAGGGGCATGCGCTCCTTCCGGCCGCCACACAGATGGCCGCCGCGGCGGACGATTTGGTGCGTGCGGCCAACTTGCGCGATCCGCGCGTCGTGCGGCTGTCGGCCAATGAATGGGACACCATGTTCGTGGTGCGGCACGTCGGGGCGCTGCGGGCCATCGTTCCGCGGCTCGACGTGGAGGTGCAGATGGCCCACCAGCCGCCGAGCCTCGCGCGCAGGGAGGTCGACGTGGTGCTCACGGCGAAGCTCCCCACGGAGGGCGATCTCGTGTCGCGGAAACTCGGCGCGATGACCTTCGCGATTTACGGCGCGTCGACGTACGTCGCCCAGCACCGACTCGCAAAGGGCGAGAAACGCTACACGGCGTGCGATTGGGTCGGATTCGACGCCGAGCACGAATACATGCCGGTCTCGCGCTGGCTCACCGAGCGGCGCCGCGCCCCGGCCACGTTCCGCTTCACCAACGCGGTGGCCATCCTCGAGGGGGCGCGCGCCTCGGTGGGGTTGGCGCTCCTTCCCTGCTGGATCGCGGACTCGGATGCGGGGCTGGTGCGTGTTTCCGGGGTGTTGGACGATCTGACGCAAACGACGTATGCGCTGTTTTCCCACGATCGCCGCCGCGATCCGGTGCTGCGGGCCGTCGTGGACGGGCTCGCTCGCGTCTTCCGCACCCAGGCAACCGCGCTGCACGGCGGAGCCAAATAG
- a CDS encoding methyltransferase domain-containing protein yields MSNAHEWIQRWDTQQERYIERREERFTVIGDVLEEVGPAEPKILDLCCGPGSLGSRLAARFPRAHVTGVDFDPVLLGLARTAHAGDPRRAWVETDLRHAGWWKEARLSPGFDAVVSTTALHWLSGAELTRVYRELAGLLRPGGVLMNGDHVAPAWEEPRLARIAKARRDLVQRDADARGSDTWEAWWEEISGDSAFTELWQERRRRFGDRHGEEPITLDFHLAALRQAGFVEANVVWQRWDDVVMAALVQ; encoded by the coding sequence ATGAGCAACGCACACGAATGGATTCAGCGATGGGACACGCAACAGGAGCGCTACATCGAGCGCCGCGAAGAGCGCTTCACCGTCATCGGTGACGTACTGGAGGAGGTCGGCCCCGCCGAGCCCAAGATTCTCGACCTGTGCTGCGGCCCCGGCAGCCTCGGCAGCCGGCTCGCCGCTCGATTTCCGCGTGCGCACGTCACGGGGGTCGATTTCGATCCCGTGCTCCTCGGCCTTGCGCGCACGGCGCACGCCGGGGATCCCAGGCGCGCGTGGGTCGAGACCGACCTTCGCCACGCGGGGTGGTGGAAGGAAGCGCGTCTTTCGCCCGGCTTCGATGCCGTGGTCAGCACCACCGCGCTTCATTGGCTCAGTGGCGCCGAGCTGACCCGGGTCTACCGCGAGCTCGCCGGTCTGCTCCGACCGGGCGGCGTCTTGATGAACGGCGACCATGTCGCCCCCGCATGGGAGGAACCGCGGCTTGCCCGTATCGCCAAAGCGCGGCGCGATCTCGTTCAGCGCGACGCCGACGCACGCGGCAGCGACACGTGGGAAGCCTGGTGGGAGGAGATCTCCGGCGATTCTGCGTTTACGGAACTATGGCAAGAACGTCGCCGCCGCTTTGGCGACCGGCACGGCGAAGAGCCGATTACCCTGGACTTTCATCTTGCGGCGCTGCGTCAGGCGGGATTCGTCGAGGCCAATGTCGTATGGCAGCGTTGGGACGACGTCGTCATGGCAGCCCTCGTCCAATGA
- a CDS encoding Virginiamycin B lyase produces the protein MKTMSIAASLAMAVGSVIATPASAGKCQAKDAGTIDEFPLSAGSDSAYIAVGSDKRVWITDGSNDRIRAADSWGNVTEYALAAGSGPLGIAAGPDGRLWFVESGSNKIGAISTCGEVTEYAIPTGNSNPFGITSGSDGNLWFTEATANKVARITTSGDVTEFPLPTAASQPRGITRDSTGNLWVAEFFARKIAMVTTSGAVTEYPLATTAGRPMALTAGPDKKIWFTTTKSVSAIDGQGAVTDYPLAVGAGAQGITVGPDANIWFTEGDANKVARITPAGVLTEFDLPHAGALPSGITFFPYRGCASLDLLFVERFGARLGRVRAVTTR, from the coding sequence ATGAAGACGATGTCGATCGCAGCCTCGCTCGCGATGGCGGTGGGAAGCGTCATCGCGACGCCGGCGAGCGCAGGCAAGTGTCAGGCAAAGGATGCTGGGACCATCGATGAATTCCCGCTCTCCGCGGGTTCGGACTCCGCCTACATCGCGGTGGGCTCCGACAAGCGGGTGTGGATCACGGACGGCTCGAACGACAGGATTCGCGCAGCCGATTCGTGGGGCAACGTTACGGAATATGCTTTGGCGGCGGGTTCGGGACCGCTCGGTATTGCCGCCGGACCCGATGGCCGCCTTTGGTTCGTCGAGTCGGGAAGCAACAAGATTGGCGCCATTTCCACGTGCGGTGAGGTGACGGAATACGCCATTCCCACGGGCAATTCGAACCCATTCGGGATTACGTCGGGCTCGGACGGGAATCTATGGTTCACCGAAGCCACGGCCAACAAGGTTGCTCGCATCACGACCTCCGGGGACGTGACGGAATTTCCTCTACCCACTGCCGCCTCCCAACCGCGTGGCATCACCCGCGACTCCACGGGCAATTTGTGGGTCGCGGAGTTCTTCGCCCGCAAAATCGCCATGGTCACCACGTCGGGTGCGGTCACGGAGTATCCGCTCGCGACCACCGCCGGAAGGCCGATGGCACTGACCGCCGGGCCGGATAAGAAGATTTGGTTTACCACGACCAAATCCGTTTCCGCCATCGATGGCCAAGGCGCCGTCACGGACTACCCCCTGGCCGTCGGTGCGGGGGCGCAAGGCATCACGGTCGGGCCCGATGCCAACATTTGGTTCACCGAAGGGGACGCCAACAAAGTCGCGCGCATCACGCCCGCGGGCGTTCTCACGGAGTTCGACCTGCCGCATGCCGGGGCCCTCCCGAGTGGAATCACCTTCTTTCCGTACCGAGGCTGCGCCTCGCTCGATCTCTTGTTCGTCGAGCGATTCGGAGCGCGACTCGGTCGCGTCCGCGCCGTCACGACGCGTTGA
- a CDS encoding substrate-binding domain-containing protein, which yields MKRIEVGILAAVAAISVAACGSNGGASENEEVGSTKEFLTGPGADGIFGSDTLAEAMNAALAASPSTLVYYGSGSGNGEKCLRGQAVTYSGATYCSGTRDQSIAPMSRNLNGCQAGEKSNRIALDGIGIWSASSQTISDLSLADVRKAFCGTDGSGSAAACTATTWSTLSNGASAANPSATIVKYRRDDASGTTDTFKSILSAAGLACTAFCADVKVVVDTEQGPKLSTDGTGASSIQPPCQASDTATDCIGRLANANSSVLAYAGLGATAKAPAKALSVAGKTPTTANIRNLITSPASAYAFARFLYLNESTTNARDAEETKFYNWAFGFAPQGSAATKLSFETKLTGAGFIACTDPAASGHKALDCGTAACP from the coding sequence ATGAAGAGGATTGAAGTCGGTATTCTGGCGGCCGTTGCGGCCATCTCTGTCGCCGCGTGTGGTTCGAATGGCGGGGCCAGCGAAAACGAAGAAGTGGGCAGCACGAAGGAGTTCCTGACCGGCCCCGGCGCCGACGGGATTTTCGGGTCGGACACGCTCGCGGAGGCCATGAATGCGGCCCTCGCGGCGTCGCCCTCGACCCTGGTGTACTACGGCAGCGGCTCCGGCAACGGCGAGAAGTGTCTGCGCGGGCAAGCGGTCACTTACAGCGGTGCCACGTACTGCAGCGGCACGCGTGACCAGTCGATCGCCCCGATGTCGCGCAATCTCAACGGCTGCCAGGCCGGCGAGAAGAGCAATCGCATCGCGCTCGACGGTATCGGCATCTGGAGCGCCAGCAGCCAGACCATCTCGGATCTCTCCCTCGCGGACGTGCGCAAGGCGTTCTGCGGCACCGACGGCAGCGGCAGCGCGGCCGCCTGCACTGCGACCACGTGGAGCACCCTCTCCAACGGCGCGTCGGCGGCGAATCCGTCGGCGACCATCGTGAAGTACCGCCGCGACGACGCGTCGGGCACGACCGACACGTTCAAGTCGATCTTGTCGGCCGCCGGCCTCGCGTGCACCGCCTTCTGCGCGGACGTCAAGGTCGTCGTCGACACCGAGCAGGGCCCGAAGCTCTCCACCGATGGCACGGGCGCATCGTCGATCCAGCCGCCCTGCCAGGCGAGCGATACGGCGACCGACTGCATCGGCCGCCTCGCCAATGCCAACAGCAGTGTCCTCGCCTACGCCGGCCTCGGCGCCACGGCGAAGGCGCCCGCCAAGGCCCTCTCCGTTGCCGGCAAGACGCCCACCACGGCGAACATCCGCAACCTCATCACGAGCCCGGCGAGCGCCTACGCGTTCGCGCGCTTCCTCTACCTCAACGAGAGCACGACCAACGCGCGCGACGCCGAGGAGACGAAGTTCTACAACTGGGCATTCGGCTTCGCGCCCCAGGGCTCGGCCGCCACGAAACTCAGCTTCGAGACGAAGCTGACCGGCGCCGGCTTCATCGCCTGCACGGATCCCGCAGCCTCGGGTCACAAGGCCCTCGACTGCGGCACTGCGGCCTGCCCCTGA